In Lactococcus protaetiae, the genomic window GAAGTTACAACAAAAAAGAGTCCTCATTTCGAGAAGACTCTTTTTTTGTTGTAGCTAAAGCAACTCACCATATTTAGCAATAAATATTTTCTTGAAAACTGTGACTAGTAGCATATACATCGTCACCGTCAGTAAAAGCCAAGGGAAAAAGCTAGCAGGTAAAGCTTCCAAACCTATTGAAGCACCAAAAGTTGTGAAGGGAATAATAGTAAGACCAATAATTCCCAAAAAAGTTAATAATGTAAGAGAAAGTGAAGCATGGCTCTTTAAAAATGGTATTTTTGGAGTACGAATCATATGAATCACAAGAGTTTGTGTCCACATAGATTCTACAAACCATCCTGAATGAAAAAGAGCAATAAATCCAACATAAGCCGCACTTCCCGGTGTAAGTGTACTAAATTCTCCAAATGTCGCAGGACATATCACAAAAAACATCAGTAGATAAGTTGTGATATCAAAGACAGAACTTGTCGGACCAATCCATAACATAAACTTGCTGATAGAACTTGCTTCCCATTTCCTAGGTACTGTCAAATAGTCTTCATCAACATTGTCCCACGGTATTGCAGTACATGACAAATCATAGATTAAATTAAGCAAGAGAATATGAATAGACAACATCGGAATAAAAGGTAAGAATGCACTTGCCACTAATACAGAAAACATATTACCAAAGTTAGAGCTTGCGGTCATCTTAATGTATTTAATCATATTTGCATATGTTTTACGTCCTTCAATAATTCCTTTTTCAAGAACTGTCAAATCTTTTTCTAGCAAGATAACGTCCGCTGATTCTTTCGCTATATCGACAGCTGTATCAACAGAAATACCAACATCCGATGACTTCATTGCTGCTGCATCGTTGATACCATCTCCCATATATCCAACACTATTTCCATTGTTTCTCAATGCTGTCACAATTCGCACCTTTTGTTGTGGGGATAATTTAGCGAATACACTCATTTTTTCTACATCTTTTGCCAGCTGCTCATCATCCAATTTATCTATATCAGAGCCTAGTAAAATATGGTCAACGGGTAATCCAACTTGACTACAAATCGAACGTGTTACCTTATCGTTATCACCTGTTAGTATTTTTACTCCAACACCGTATTTATTAAGTGCTTTAATCGCTCTCTTTGTAGATTCTTTGGGTGGGTCTAGAAAAGCAAGGTAGCCCATTAAAACCATCTCTGACTCATCTTGCACAGAGAATATTTCGATTGGAGAGGGATTGGTTTTTTGAGCTACCGCAATCACTCGCATTCCCTTTTCATTAAGTTCATCAACTTTTTCTAAAATATACTTTCTAACCTCATCTGTCAATCGTACGATATCGCCCTTATATTCAGCGAATTGACAAATATCCAGCATTTCTTCAACAGCCCCTTTAGTAATGAGTTGCGTTTTTTTGCCTAGCTCTTCTGTATTACTTTGCACAACAACACTCATTCGACGTCTCTCAAAATCAAATGGTATCTCATCAATCTTTGTATATCTACTACTAAGCCCGCTTAATTCTGAGAATTTTGTTTGATTATTCTCAGTAGCTTGGATAATTGCAAGATCCATTAAATTTTTGAGACCAGTTTGGTAGTAGCTATTTAGAAAAGCGTGTCTGAGTACACGAGTATCTTCTTGTCCCTGTATATCAAGATAATGCATCAAAACAACTTTATCTTGAGTCAAAGTTCCTGTTTTATCCGTACAGAGAATATTCATTGACCCTAAATTTTGAATAGAATTCAGATTTTTAATAATTGTTTTTTCTTTTGACATCGTTACAGCACCTTTTGCTAAACAAGTCGTTACAATCATTGGTAGCATCTCTGGAGTTAAACCTACCGCTACGGCAAGAGCAAATAAGGTTGCCTCCATCCAATCCCCTTTAGTGAAACCATTGATAAATAAAACAAAGGGTACCATAACAAGCATAAATCTAATGAGAACCCATGAAACTGAATTTACCCCTTTTTCAAAGGTGGTCTTAACAGAATCTTCATCAACACTTTTTGCCATTTCTCCAAATATTGTATCATCACCAGTAGCAATAGCCACTCCAAATGCAGTTCCACTAATAATATTTGAGCCCATAAATGCAAGATTTGTAGCTTCAGTTAATGTATCATATTTATCATTCTTCAAACTCGCTAATTTTTCTACGGGCTCACTCTCTCCAGTAAGAGAAGATTGACTGATAAATAAATCTTTTGCTTCTATAATTCTCAAATCGGCCGGAATCATGTCGCCTGCTGATAAGTGAATAATATCTCCAACCAACACTTCTTCAATCGGAATTTCTTGACTTCCGATTCCTTTTCGATACACATTTGTTGTAGTTCTAATCATCTTCAGAAGATTTTCAGCAGCATTCCCACTTCTAGTCTCTTGAACAAAACGTAGTATCCCAGAAATTAAAACCATTGTTGTAATAATGAGTAATCCTGTCGGGTCCTCTTCTCCAGGTGTTGCTAAAATAATATCAGTAAATGCCGATATTAAAGCTAAAATAAATAATATTATTGTAAATGGATTAATAAATGCTTGGTATATACGCTTTACAAACGAAGTTTTTTTACCTCGCGTAATTTTGTTATCTCCATAAAGACTGCGAGAAACTTCCATTTGTTTCTCATTCAATCCTTCTACTGTTGTACCTAATTTTTTAAATATTTCTTCCTTGTTTGCTTTTGTTGCGAATTCTAATCTTCTTTGAATTGCTTCACGGTGCATCATATTTGCATTTGCTTTATTCGTTACACCTGAGCTTCTAGTTAATCTTTTTTTCATTGGTCTGTACCTCAATTTCATAATAATAATAATAATAGATTTTGATTATACAGCTCCTAGACTTTGGGCTACATTAAATAAGACGATGAAAACGAACAGTTGTTTTCATCATTTTGTTCTGCTGTGGCCTATCAGGGTCAGAGCTGCTGATACTTTGTTCTTCCATTCGTTTTCACCTCCTTTTCAACACAAAAAAACCTTGCCTACGTAACTTGAACATAGACAAGGGAATAATTCCAAAAAAAGCTAACACCACACAGTGAAACCAATTCATGTCATCGTTCAAGCTTTAGCTCCACAGGGCGATGTTGTTGCACTATTTCATGCCTTGTTTTTCGACATGAACTGTTGGCCCTCTCATCGTGTCTCCACGACTCTGCGGCAGCAACCCGTATCCCTGTGGTAGCCTCACCTACCGATAGTTAGCTTTAAAAACTAACCACGATTATTATATATTTTTATCTCACTATTGTCAAATCTTTTTCTAATAATCTTTAAGATTAATGATTTTGATTATTCAAGAGAACACTAACAAAAAGCGGTAGTTAGCCGCTTTAATTAATTTTTAAACCAAAATTGTGCTTATTTCAAACTTATTTTACTTTCTTCAACGCTCCAAATAAAACTCCTGAAATTACAGCTCCAATCAAGATAAATAAAAGATAAAGTAACGGATTGTTTGTTAGCGCTAAGACAAAGATTCCTCCATGAGGTGCCATTAATTTAATATTGGCGAGCCCTGTCAATCCTCCAGCCACAGCTGCACCTACGAAAAATGACGGAATAGCTCTAGCAGGGTCAGAAGCCGCAAAAGGAATAGAGCCCTCTGTAATGAAAGATAAGCCCATCACAATATTAGTTAAACCAGAATTGCGTTCTTCTTTAGTAAATTTGTTTTTGAATAAAAGCACTGCTACTGTTGTTGCAAGTGGAGGAACCATACCACCCGCCATTACAGCTGCCATTACAACTGAACCACCATCAGCTACTGTCGCAGCCAAAGTTCCGGTTGCAAAAATATAGGCTGCTTTATTGATCGGACCTCCGAGGTCAATTGCCATCATTCCCCTACAACCAAGCCGAGTACCAATGCAGATGCACCAGATAAACTATTCAAAAAGCTTGATAAACCTGTGTTGATAGCAGCCATTGGTATATTGACAAATAGCATCAAAAATCCAGTAATAAATGTACCGACTAACGGATAAATTAATATCGCTTTAATTCCATCCAAAGATTTTGGTAAAGCTTTCGTCCACTTACGAAGTAAAAGAATAACGCCACCAGCTAAGAATCCACCGACCAAAGCACCAAGAAATCCTGAAGGAATCATCTTTGCAGGGTCAAGGTGACCAAATGCCAATCCTGAAGAAGCCATTGAGCCAGCAACGAACCCGGCTACTAAGCCTGGTTTATCCGCAATTGAATTTGCAATAAACCCAGCTAATACAGGGAGCATAAATGCAAATGCTGCTCCTCCTACATTTTTGAAATAAGCTGCAATTGGATGATAAACACCCAAGTTTGCAAGTTGATCATGAGGTACTCCCATTGCTTGGTCAATTAAGAAAGCCAAAGCGATTAAAATCCCGCCTCCAACAACAAAAGGAAGCATTGCGGATACCCCACCCATTAAATGTTTATAAAATGCTTTCCCAAGCCCCGTCGCAGTTTCTGAGCTTTCTTCCTCTGTATTTTCCCTTCAAATACTGGAGCCTTACCAGAAAGTGCTGTTTCAATCAGAATTTTTGGATTACGAATTGCTTCTGCAACTGGTTTATTTACAAGTTCTTTGCCAGAAAAACGATTCATTTCTACCTTTTTATCTGCTGCAACGATGACTGCATCTGCTTTTTTAATGTCTTCAGTGGTTAATTTATGATCAATACCGCGTGCACCATTAGTTTCGACTTTAATTGCAACATTCATTTGAGCGGCTTGTTTTTTGAGCGCTTCTTCTGCCATGTAAGTATGTGCAATCCCTGTTGTGCAAGCTGTCACTGCAACTATATAGTGTTCTGCATTTTTTACTGTTTCTATCTCTTCTGCTTCATTTGATGAAAAAAGTTCTAAAACTTCACGCGGATAGTTAACCGCTTTCAATTTACTGTTAAAACCATCTTTGAGCAAGAATTTTGAAAGTTGCGCCAATGCTTCTAAATGAGTATCATTAGCACCTTCTGGTGCTGCAATCATGAAAAATAGATGGACAGGTTGATGGTCAAGCGCTTCATAATCTACCCCTATTTTTGACTTTGCAAAAAGTACAACAGGCTGAGTGACAGCACTGTTCTTACTGTGTGGCATAGCAATACCCTCACCAAGTCCTGTTGAAGTCTGATGTTCGCGAGCTAGAATCCCTGTTTTAAATGTTTCAAAATCGTTGACATAGCCTTCATCAACAAGTTTTTGAACCATTTCATCAATAGCAGCAAGTTTGCTTTGCGCTTTAAGGTCAAGAATCATGACCTCAGATTTTAGTAAATCTTTAATTTCCATTGATTGAAATCTCCTTTATTTCAACTTTTTTATAAATTTCATTAACAAATTCTCGGGTAGGCATATCTTTTGAGAATGCCTTCGCTGTACCACAGGCTATAGCTTGCCTGAAAGCTCTCAATAAATCTTTTGTTTCATGATATTCCGCTAAAAATCCTGCAACGGTAGAATCCCCTGCACCAATTGAATTTTTCAATTCTCCTTTGATTCCTTTGGCAAAATATACCACATCACGACTAAAAAGAAGTGCACCATCCCTGCCATCGAAACAATAGCATGCTGTGCCCCATATCTAACAACTTTTTACCAAATGGTATAATTTCTTCATTTGTTTTCAAAGATGTATTAAATATAGCTTCAAGTTCTTCACGATTGGGTTTGATAAGCAATGGATGATTTTTAAGAGATTTTAATAATTTTTGACCATCAATATCCAGAACAAAAGAAGCCCTCTGGTCTTTACTCTTTCAATTAATCGTTCATAAAAGTCTTCTCCTAGTGCTTTTGGAATTGTTCCTGCAAATACAACAATATCATCTGCTTTTAAGTTTTCAAATTTTTGAACGAAAGCTTGTATCTCGCTCTCTTTTAGGGTTGGTCCAGCAGCATCTAAACTGGTTTCTTCATCTTCTGTTTTGAGCTTCACGTTAATTCTTGTTAAGGAATCAATCGGAGTAAAATCTGATAAAACACCATGTTCATTCAGAAATGCTCTAATATACTCTCCTGAAAAACCTCCCAGAAAGCCTAAAGCTGTAGTTGGGCTTTCCATTAAACTCAACATTCGGCTTTCCATAATTCCTTTGCCTCCAGCCGATACTTGTGTTTGAGAGGTACGGTTAACCTCGCCAAGCGATATTTTTTCATAATTCATAAAATAATCTAAGGCAGGGTTTAATGTTACTGTGTAAATCATATTTTTCTTTCTAAAGTACTGCTATCGTTTTCTTGTTATAAAATCAATCGTGTGTCTTGCCAGTTATAGTTAATTATTGACAGTGCATAATTTTAAAGCAAAATTAGTCTGTCAGCAATTCAAATTCATCTGGCTGTGCAAATTTAATAAAACTCATTTGACCGTTTTTGGATGAATCTGCCAAAACATAAGATTTTTGGCTTTGCTTAATGGCTAGAGATTTAACGGCAGCTTCTTCATGGTCTGGTGTCATCGCTCCATGAATTTCATCTATCGCGTTTGCTCCTATAAACGCAAGGTTAAATTGATAATTTGAAAGCTGAGCTAAAGTTTGGCTGCCGACAATTGCGTCTGTCACTTTTTTTACACGTCCTCCTAACAGATAAACAATTAGTCTTTCATCTGTTAGTTTGGAAAGATGTGTGACAGAATTTGTCACAACTGTCAAATATTTTTGAGAATGATTGATTAAGTCAGCCAAAATGCCCGTTGTAGTCCCTGCATCTAAAAAGATAATATCTCCATCTTTTATTTTTAGAAGTGCTTTTGCAGCGATTTTCTCTTTTTCTTGAATGTTTTTGGAAGTTTTTTCGAAAACACTCAATTCTTCTGTGAGATCTTGTAGAAGTTCTGCTCCTCCGTGTACTCTACGAAGTATTTTCTCTTTTTCTAACTCATTCAAATCTCTACGGAGAGTTGAAATTGAGCCTTCAATCACAGGAAGTAATTCTTCAATCGTTGCTCGTTTCCTATTTTTTAAATAATCAGTAATATTTTTCTTGCGTTCATTCGCTAACATTCTTTACCTCCCTCACTTATACTGGAATTAAAATATTGTGGTATAGTCCTACTATAGAGCGGTTTTACATAACTTATAGTTTTTGTTTTAATGTGTTTAAATATCAAGTTAAAAAATAACTATTTCCTCATGAATTCGTTTACAGAAATAGTATATCATCATTTTCTTTCAAAATCAACCTAAAACTTCCAAAAACTATCATTTTTATTAAATAAAAAAAAGAAATACAAGATAAAGATGTATTTCTTTTTTACTGAGCTTTCATTTTAAAAATATTTTTTAATTTTTATCTCTTGATAGTTGAAGTGATTACTTCATCAGTAGGAGCTTCTTTCTCTCCTACTGATGTTAGTAGAACGAAAGCAAAGCTTGCCATTTCGCCTTATCGCTTTGCCCTTTGCTCTTACTGCTTTAGCAGTTAGCTTCGGATGACCATAGGACATTTGTCCGTTTGCTTAGGGCTAAAGCCCCAAGAGCAAAAGGCATTGGCTGTAAGGCACTAGGTGAAACAACTAGCATATCCGTTGCTGCTTTAGCGCAAACGGCTATCCTATAAAGTGCCGATGAACATTTGTCCTCTATCTCTAAGTCACTAAAGTGACAAGAATAGAGGCAACGCCAAATGGCAATCAAACGGACAGCGGAGCAACGAAGGTGCGTAGACCGTTCGTAGAACGGCGTGCGAAGTACGTAGCGAGAATCGACAGCGCAGTGAAATGGAGATAGAGCGAATGGACAGCGGAGCGAAGCGGAGATAGTGCTGCTTATCCCTCCACCTTATAGAGGTGGGGGATTTAGCAGGCACTTGCTTGGTTAAAATATTCTAGTAGGCTTTGAGCAGATTGAATATAGTATTCGACTGCCACAGGGATAACCTCATCTTTAACAATCATATCCGAAAAGTGAAGTCCTGAACTACCCGATTGATTAGAGCCAATAAAAGCAAATACACTTGGAGCTTGCTGCCTATAGTTAGCAAAATCCTCCCAGCACTTGAAGGTTCTGGAACAACAAATGATTGATGCCAGTGCCGAGTGGCTTCGCTCAAAACTCTTGTTAATTCTGGGTCATTATAAGTTAGATCAGCCTCCATTTTCCAATTGATTTTTGCTGAAACAGCATAAGCTGCCGCTGTGGACCCTATAATTTCTGTAAATCTCTTTTTGGCGTGTTGACGTGTTTCATCGGAGAATGTACGAATGGTTCCTTCAAACATAGCTTTATCTGGAATAACATTCCATGTGTTTCCAGATTCAATATGAGTCACCGATACTACCGCTGCTTTGAGTGGCGAAATATTTCTTGAAACAATCTGCTGTAGATTTTGAATAATTGCACTTGTTGCTAAAATAGGGTCTATGCCTTCGTGAGGATATGCGGCATGACTGCCACTCCCTACAACATTTACTTCAAACTGCTCAACTGCAGCCATAACTCCTTCTTCACGTAATCCAATAATTCCTGTACCAAGTGTTGGAATATTATGATAACCAATAAAAGCCTGCACATCAGAAACAAGACCACTTTCAAGGACTTGTCTGGCTCCTAGCCCGATTTCTTCTGCAGGCTGGAAAATTAATTTGACTGTTCCTTTAAGTTCTTTTTCGTGTTCTTTTAAAATCTTTGCTGCACCCAAAAGACTTGTCATGTGTAAATCATGACCACAAGCGTGCATTAATCCTTCATTTTTTGATGTGAAAGGTAAATCGGTCTGTTCATTGATTGGAAGTGCATCAATATCGGCACGTAGAGCAATGACTGGATTGCCGTTTCCAACTTTTGCAACTAGGCCTGTTTTTAAATTTCCATCTAGAATTTCGATATTCCAATCCGTCAATTTTTGTTGGATGAAGGCGGTAGTTTTAAGTTCGTGTTCCGAACGCTCTGGATGGGCATGAAGATAATGTCTGATTTCTTCCAGTTCTTTATTAAATTTTTCTTCAATCATAACATTTATTTTAACAAAAATAGTGAAGCATTTAACTTCACTATTTTCAATGATTAGATTTAATTTTTAAATCAAGCCAGCATCTTTTAAGACTTCTTCTATGTATGTGCCTTTGAGTTTTTTCAATCCTAACTTCAGTGCTTGTTTTTTAATAAGTGGCAAATCCATTTCTTCTAGTTTTTTCTTATCTGAGAGATAATATACTGAACCTGCGAGTGCCCGTAAATCATAGGCTGATGCATAAACTTCCGGTACTCCTCGGTCAACATCAAGAAGTTGATAGGCGGCTTCCATCGCTGTACGGACAGAATATTCTGTAGTAAATACTGTATCTCTTTTAGTTTCTGCAAAATTTCCTAGAAAGGCAAGATTGACAGAGTCTTTTGGTACTACAAGTGGACGGTCTCCAGGTTCACGAAGCATAAAGTACGATGTGATGAAAGGCATATAAACGGGAATTGTATTCGTATTTTCATGTACAAAATCAGCGATTTCATCAATAGGCATCCCCAGATGATAGAGTAATTCTTGCGTGATTTCTTCACCTGTGCATTCTTCAATCGGTTTTTTGATGAAATTTCCTTCGATATTGGAGAGTAAACCGTAAACCCAGGTCACAGTTTCTTGGTCTTTTTGTTCTTTAAAATGTGGCTGACGGTGGGTTGTAAATGATAGCAGCCAATTGGAATCTTTCACTGTGATGATTCCACCTGTGACTACTTTTCCTGAGCGAAGTTCACGATGAGTGAGTTTTTCAAAATAAGGTTGGATTTTCAAATTTTTCCATGTGACTGTTGCTGACACAAACCAACTTTCTTTTGGTAAGTTCTGACAGAAAACGTCTGGATGACCAAATTCTTGTGACTGTGCTGACAGATTTTTCCAAAGTTTCCATGATCCTCCAAGTTCGTGAGTAATGGGTGCTGGCTCAAGTGGTGAGCCCTGAGTGGAGCTTTCAGTGATTGAGCCATTAGTGACAAAGACCAAATCATTTTCTGTCAGTGCTGACGAACTTCCGTCAGCAAATTTGATTGTTTTTGCAACTTTTTTATTTTCTGAAAAGTCAACTTCGATATTTTCTACTTGTGAACCGTAGCGGAAATCAACACCTTGACTTTGTAAATAAGTGATGAGGGGTTTGACCAACGATTCATATTGATTATACTTGGTAAATTTTAGTGCTGTGAAATCTGGTAAGCCTTTGATATGGTGAATGAAACGCATAATATAACGGCGCATTTCAATTGCTGAGTGCCATTTTTCAAAAGCAAACATGGAACACCAGTAGAGCCAGAAATTTGATTCAAAAAATTCTTCTGTAAAGCAATCCTCGATTTTCTTGCCGACAAGTAGCTCTTCTTTCGTCATAAATAATTTGACAATTTCATCTTGAGCTTTTGGGCTTAATGTAAATTGTCCATCATCGGAAACACGGTGTCCACGTTTATGAATTATTCGACAATTTGACGAATTAGGATCTTCTCTGTCTAGATAATAAAATTCATCCAAAACGGACGCATTGTCCATTTCGAGTGATGGAACTGACCTAAAAAGATCCCAAAGGCATTCAAAATGATTTTCCATTTCACGACCACCACGCACAACAAAACCATCGTGAGGAATAAATGAGCCATCTAATGAACCACCAGATAACGTAAGCTCTTCCAAGATATGAATGTTCGATCCAGACATTTGTCCATCACGAATGAGAAACACCGCAGCTGCAAGACCCGCAAGACCTGCTCCCACAATATAGGCTGATTTTTCTTCGACATTTGCCGGCTTTTTAGGATGCACAAAAGCCTCATAATTTCCATTAGTATAACGCATATTATCCTCCAAATACTCTGATTAACAAAGTATCTATTCTTGATTATGATCTACCATTTGGTAACTCATCATCTTTATTCTGTTGTTATTTTTATCATAATACAATAGGAAAACGATTGCAAGAGATAATTTTATTTTTTGGACGGTGTGTCTATTTTTGTCTAATGTAAAAAAAATACTGACAGATTTTCTGTCAGTAAGTTTTCTTCAGATTTTAGATTTACAAAAAGAAGTCAAGAGTTATTCAGTGAGAGTTTCGTAAAACATTTGTCCATTTTCTCTAGTCGCTATCTCCGCCCTTTGGGCTACACTGTCCACACCACGGGTATCCATGCTCACTACGGTGCTGAAGCGCCGAGTCGCAATGGTTCTCGCTAGGTGGCTTAAAGCCACAAGTCGAGTCGCAAAGCGCTTAGACCCTATGGCAGTCGGACGAAATTCAAGAATTGCCATTTCGCCTTGCTGCTTTAGCAGCTTAGAGCGAATGGATACCCGTGGTGCATCAACAGCATGAGATAGCCCCCACTTGTTTTGAAAAAAAGAAGCACTGACAGACTTATCAGCACTTCTTTTTTCAATCATTATTTACTTTCTTCAAAGTCACCATCAAATGTATTGTCATCTTTTGGAGCTTCTTGAGTAGTATCAGCTTCTCCAGCTGCTTGCCCAGCCGCATTTGCTTGTTCGTAAAGTTTTACAGCCAAGTTTTGTGCAATTTCAGAGAGCGCTTCTGATTTAGCTTTGATATCAGCAATATCATCGCCTTCAAGAGCTTTCTTGAGTGCTTCTTTAGCATCTTCAGCCTTCTTGACTTCGGCTTCATCTACTTTTCCTTCAAGGTCTTTCAAAGTCTTTTCAGTTTGGAAGACAAGCGCATCAGCTTCGTTACGCGTATCGACTTCTTCCTTACGTTTAGCATCTGCATCTGCATTTGCTTCAGCATCTTTCATCATCTTGTCAATTTCTTCGTCAGAAAGACCAGAGTTTGATTTGATGACAATCGTTTGTTCTTTTTGAGTACCAAGGTCTTTCGCTTTTACAGAAACGATACCATTTTTATCAATATCAAATGTCACTTCGATTTGAGGAATTCCACGAGGTGCGGCAGGGATATCTGTCAGTTGGAAACGACCCAAAGTCTTGTTGTCAGCGGCCATTGGACGTTCACCTTGCAGCACATGAATATCAACAGCAGGTTGATTATCAGCAGCAGTTGAGAAGACTTGTGATTTAGAAGTTGGAATCGTTGTATTGCGGTCAATCAATTTTGTGAAGACACCACCCATTGTTTCGATACCAAGTGACAATGGTGTAACATCAAGAAGAACAACATCTTTAACATCACCAGTGATGACTCCACCTTGAATTGCTGCACCCATTGCAACCACTTCGTCAGGGTTGACAGATTTGTTAGGTTCTTTACCTGTTTCTTTGCGCACAAGTTCAACAACGGCTGGGATACGCGTTGATCCACCGACCAAGAGTACTTCATCAATATCAGAAGTTGACAATCCAGCGTCAGAAAGCGCTTGACGGACAGGTTGGCGTGTTGCTTCAACTAAATCATGAGTCAATTCGTCAAATTTTGCACGAGTCAAAGTCATTTCCAAGTGAAGCGGACCAGCAGCTCCTGCGGTGATAAATGGTAATGAAATATTAGTTGATGATACACCAGAAAGGTCCTTTTTCGCTTTTTCAGCAGCATCTTTCAAACGTTGCAAAGCCATTTTGTCTTGTGCAAGGTCAATGGCGTTTTCTTTCTTAAATTCAGCAACCATCCAGTCAATAATTTTTTGGTCAAAGTCATCCCCACCGAGTTTGTTGTTCCCTGCAGTTGCCAAAACATCGAAGACACCATCGCCAAGTTCAAGGATTGAGACGTCAAATGTACCACCACCAAGGTCAAAAACAAGAATCTTTTCATCTTTATCTGTCTTA contains:
- the mgtA gene encoding magnesium-translocating P-type ATPase; translated protein: MMHREAIQRRLEFATKANKEEIFKKLGTTVEGLNEKQMEVSRSLYGDNKITRGKKTSFVKRIYQAFINPFTIILFILALISAFTDIILATPGEEDPTGLLIITTMVLISGILRFVQETRSGNAAENLLKMIRTTTNVYRKGIGSQEIPIEEVLVGDIIHLSAGDMIPADLRIIEAKDLFISQSSLTGESEPVEKLASLKNDKYDTLTEATNLAFMGSNIISGTAFGVAIATGDDTIFGEMAKSVDEDSVKTTFEKGVNSVSWVLIRFMLVMVPFVLFINGFTKGDWMEATLFALAVAVGLTPEMLPMIVTTCLAKGAVTMSKEKTIIKNLNSIQNLGSMNILCTDKTGTLTQDKVVLMHYLDIQGQEDTRVLRHAFLNSYYQTGLKNLMDLAIIQATENNQTKFSELSGLSSRYTKIDEIPFDFERRRMSVVVQSNTEELGKKTQLITKGAVEEMLDICQFAEYKGDIVRLTDEVRKYILEKVDELNEKGMRVIAVAQKTNPSPIEIFSVQDESEMVLMGYLAFLDPPKESTKRAIKALNKYGVGVKILTGDNDKVTRSICSQVGLPVDHILLGSDIDKLDDEQLAKDVEKMSVFAKLSPQQKVRIVTALRNNGNSVGYMGDGINDAAAMKSSDVGISVDTAVDIAKESADVILLEKDLTVLEKGIIEGRKTYANMIKYIKMTASSNFGNMFSVLVASAFLPFIPMLSIHILLLNLIYDLSCTAIPWDNVDEDYLTVPRKWEASSISKFMLWIGPTSSVFDITTYLLMFFVICPATFGEFSTLTPGSAAYVGFIALFHSGWFVESMWTQTLVIHMIRTPKIPFLKSHASLSLTLLTFLGIIGLTIIPFTTFGASIGLEALPASFFPWLLLTVTMYMLLVTVFKKIFIAKYGELL
- a CDS encoding PfkB family carbohydrate kinase produces the protein MVYFAKGIKGELKNSIGAGDSTVAGFLAEYHETKDLLRAFRQAIACGTAKAFSKDMPTREFVNEIYKKVEIKEISINGN
- a CDS encoding PfkB family carbohydrate kinase encodes the protein MIYTVTLNPALDYFMNYEKISLGEVNRTSQTQVSAGGKGIMESRMLSLMESPTTALGFLGGFSGEYIRAFLNEHGVLSDFTPIDSLTRINVKLKTEDEETSLDAAGPTLKESEIQAFVQKFENLKADDIVVFAGTIPKALGEDFYERLIERVKTRGLLLFWILMVKNY
- a CDS encoding DeoR/GlpR family DNA-binding transcription regulator encodes the protein MLANERKKNITDYLKNRKRATIEELLPVIEGSISTLRRDLNELEKEKILRRVHGGAELLQDLTEELSVFEKTSKNIQEKEKIAAKALLKIKDGDIIFLDAGTTTGILADLINHSQKYLTVVTNSVTHLSKLTDERLIVYLLGGRVKKVTDAIVGSQTLAQLSNYQFNLAFIGANAIDEIHGAMTPDHEEAAVKSLAIKQSQKSYVLADSSKNGQMSFIKFAQPDEFELLTD
- a CDS encoding oleate hydratase; the protein is MRYTNGNYEAFVHPKKPANVEEKSAYIVGAGLAGLAAAVFLIRDGQMSGSNIHILEELTLSGGSLDGSFIPHDGFVVRGGREMENHFECLWDLFRSVPSLEMDNASVLDEFYYLDREDPNSSNCRIIHKRGHRVSDDGQFTLSPKAQDEIVKLFMTKEELLVGKKIEDCFTEEFFESNFWLYWCSMFAFEKWHSAIEMRRYIMRFIHHIKGLPDFTALKFTKYNQYESLVKPLITYLQSQGVDFRYGSQVENIEVDFSENKKVAKTIKFADGSSSALTENDLVFVTNGSITESSTQGSPLEPAPITHELGGSWKLWKNLSAQSQEFGHPDVFCQNLPKESWFVSATVTWKNLKIQPYFEKLTHRELRSGKVVTGGIITVKDSNWLLSFTTHRQPHFKEQKDQETVTWVYGLLSNIEGNFIKKPIEECTGEEITQELLYHLGMPIDEIADFVHENTNTIPVYMPFITSYFMLREPGDRPLVVPKDSVNLAFLGNFAETKRDTVFTTEYSVRTAMEAAYQLLDVDRGVPEVYASAYDLRALAGSVYYLSDKKKLEEMDLPLIKKQALKLGLKKLKGTYIEEVLKDAGLI
- the dnaK gene encoding molecular chaperone DnaK, with the translated sequence MAKIIGIDLGTTNSAVAVLEGTESKIIPNPEGNRTTPSVVAFKNGEIQVGDAAKRQAVTNPDTILSIKSKMGTNEKVSANGKEYTPQEISAMILQNLKATAEAYLGEKVEKAVITVPAYFNDAQRQATKDAGKIAGLEVERIVNEPTAAALAYGLDKTDKDEKILVFDLGGGTFDVSILELGDGVFDVLATAGNNKLGGDDFDQKIIDWMVAEFKKENAIDLAQDKMALQRLKDAAEKAKKDLSGVSSTNISLPFITAGAAGPLHLEMTLTRAKFDELTHDLVEATRQPVRQALSDAGLSTSDIDEVLLVGGSTRIPAVVELVRKETGKEPNKSVNPDEVVAMGAAIQGGVITGDVKDVVLLDVTPLSLGIETMGGVFTKLIDRNTTIPTSKSQVFSTAADNQPAVDIHVLQGERPMAADNKTLGRFQLTDIPAAPRGIPQIEVTFDIDKNGIVSVKAKDLGTQKEQTIVIKSNSGLSDEEIDKMMKDAEANADADAKRKEEVDTRNEADALVFQTEKTLKDLEGKVDEAEVKKAEDAKEALKKALEGDDIADIKAKSEALSEIAQNLAVKLYEQANAAGQAAGEADTTQEAPKDDNTFDGDFEESK